The Halonatronomonas betaini nucleotide sequence ATAAATTTTTTTAATTAGTTCAAGTTCATTTTCAGGTTAAACACTTTCATATAATATGCTACTCAAAAAAATTAATATGTATATAATAAATTATCTTTTGACCCTTCCTGATGCCGGGCCGCTTGCAATTGCTTCAACTTCTTCAACAGACATATGATTAAAATCACCTGGTATTGATTGCTTTAATGCAGAAGCTGCTGCACCAAATTCAACTGTTTCCTGAAGACTTTTATCTGTTAACTGAGCATATATTAATGCACCTGCAAATGAATCTCCTCCACCTACACGATCTACTATATGAATATTATATTCTTTAGATTGCACAAATTTTTCACCATCATAAAGTACAACTATCCAGTCATTTAGTGAAGCATTATGGCTAATTCTTAGATGACTACCTACCATTTCTAAATCAAACTTATCAATTAATTGCTGAGCTACATCTTGATAGCCCTCTATATTGATTTCGCCAGAATCTACATCAGAGCCACTCTTTATTCCAAAGGTCATTTCAGCATCTTCTTCATTAGCTATACAGACGTCAACATATTGCATCACTTTAGTCATTACTTTTCTGGCTTCTTTCTGGGTCCATAATTTTGCTCTATAATTTAAATCACAACTTACCTTTACACCTAGTTCCTGTGCTTTCTTTACAGCTTCAATTGTAATTTCAGACATTCTAGGACTTAATGCCGGGGTAATTCCTGTTACATGAAACCAGTCAGTATCATCAAATATTTCATCCCAATTAAAATCATGAAAATCTGCTTCAGCAATTGCCGAATGAGCACGATCGTATATAACATTTGAGCCTCTCTGACTTGCTCCACTTTCACAATAATAGATACCTAATCTATCACCACCACGGGCTATATAGTTTGTGTTCACTCCATACCGTCTTACTTCATTTAGTGCTGACCGCCCAATTGGATTTTTGGGAAGTTTAGTAACAAAATATGAATCCAGGCCATAATTAGCCGCTGAAACTGCTACATTTGCTTCTCCACCACCATATATAACATTAAAGCTGTCGGCCTGAACAAATCTTTTGTTATCTGGCGGAGTTAAACGGAGCATAATCTCACCAAAAGTAACTAATTTTTTTGACATCTTATTTCCTCCTTTGTAATATTTTAATTATCTAATAGTAGATATTAGTTCTGCAAATTGTCTGGCATTTTCTTCTACTTTTTTATAATCTCCAGATTCTGCACCATTTACTATGGCGCTACCGGCTCCAACTGCAAAGCTTCCGGCTTCAAACCAATCTTTTGCATTATCAATATTAACGCCACCAGTCGTTAATAAGTTTGCCTGTTGTTATTATTATAAAATCAAACTATATTATTTTATTAATATAAAATTATCCTATTTATATTCTTTGTCACTAAATAAAACACTATGATCCTCTTCAATTTCTACAAAACCTTTACCTTCATTATTATTATAAAATTCATTTACATCGTTTATTACCTGTTCTGGGATGAATTCAACATCTTGATCCCAACGTTCACCTATCTCTGGTACAGCTTTAAATAACATTTTTGTATAAGGATGAATAGGGTTTTCATAAATCTTTTTAGTATTTCCTCTTTCTACCAAGCGACCTTTATACATAATCAGTGATTTATCAGAAACATAATATCCTAAATTTAAATCATGAGTAATAAAAACTACTGCCATTCCATGTTTTTTACATGATTCCACCAATAAGTTTAATACTCCAATTCTAGTTGAAGCATCTAACATACTTATTAATTCATCAGCAACTAATATATCAACATCCATTAATAAAGCACGTGCAATTAATAACCTTTGTAACTGACCTCCACTTAATTGGTGTGGAAATTTACCCAAAGTTCTATCAGGATTTAAATTTACATCATCTAAAGCTTCTTTAATAGCTTGAGATTTATTCTTATAATTCAAATCAAAAGAATCAAAAATCATATCAAATATTCTATCAACCCTATATAGAGGATTAAAAGTTGCAAAAGGATCTTGAAAAATTCCTTGAACTCTTCGATAATATTTTTTGACTTCAG carries:
- a CDS encoding sugar kinase, producing MSKKLVTFGEIMLRLTPPDNKRFVQADSFNVIYGGGEANVAVSAANYGLDSYFVTKLPKNPIGRSALNEVRRYGVNTNYIARGGDRLGIYYCESGASQRGSNVIYDRAHSAIAEADFHDFNWDEIFDDTDWFHVTGITPALSPRMSEITIEAVKKAQELGVKVSCDLNYRAKLWTQKEARKVMTKVMQYVDVCIANEEDAEMTFGIKSGSDVDSGEINIEGYQDVAQQLIDKFDLEMVGSHLRISHNASLNDWIVVLYDGEKFVQSKEYNIHIVDRVGGGDSFAGALIYAQLTDKSLQETVEFGAAASALKQSIPGDFNHMSVEEVEAIASGPASGRVKR
- a CDS encoding ABC transporter ATP-binding protein, producing MEKNKDVVMTVEGLTKVFKSGIINPEYTVAAKDVSFDIKRGEIISLIGESGSGKTTVGKLILKLIKISEGKIKYKGKDITEINNKAEVKKYYRRVQGIFQDPFATFNPLYRVDRIFDMIFDSFDLNYKNKSQAIKEALDDVNLNPDRTLGKFPHQLSGGQLQRLLIARALLMDVDILVADELISMLDASTRIGVLNLLVESCKKHGMAVVFITHDLNLGYYVSDKSLIMYKGRLVERGNTKKIYENPIHPYTKMLFKAVPEIGERWDQDVEFIPEQVINDVNEFYNNNEGKGFVEIEEDHSVLFSDKEYK